The following coding sequences lie in one Thermodesulforhabdaceae bacterium genomic window:
- a CDS encoding MazG family protein — translation MGTKAEIIENLWAIIDKLRGENGCPWDRKQTPESVKTYIVEEAHEAYAAIRSGSTEEVMEELGDLLFMVLFMVHLYEESGIFRLEDVGARVEEKMIRRHPHVFGDLRVNSAEDVKDNWEKIKREEKRGNETKIPKTLPALVRAYRMLSRKAIHPEVAELEYEVSDSVGKKLEKIFHAPKEDFPQCFADLVIDLCQLARLRGFRPEDLLQKRLDERENSP, via the coding sequence ATGGGGACTAAAGCTGAAATCATTGAAAATCTATGGGCTATTATTGATAAGCTTCGAGGAGAAAACGGATGTCCCTGGGATCGCAAGCAGACCCCCGAATCCGTAAAGACCTATATTGTGGAAGAAGCTCATGAAGCCTATGCTGCTATTCGTTCAGGATCTACTGAGGAAGTGATGGAAGAACTTGGAGATCTTCTATTTATGGTGCTTTTTATGGTCCACCTTTATGAAGAATCTGGAATTTTTAGACTTGAGGATGTTGGTGCTCGGGTTGAAGAGAAAATGATCCGTCGTCATCCTCATGTTTTCGGGGATCTTCGTGTAAATTCTGCCGAAGATGTTAAGGATAACTGGGAGAAGATAAAACGGGAAGAAAAGCGGGGAAATGAAACAAAAATCCCGAAAACGCTTCCGGCTCTTGTGAGAGCTTACCGCATGCTGTCTAGAAAAGCGATTCATCCTGAAGTCGCTGAACTAGAATATGAAGTGAGCGATTCCGTTGGGAAAAAATTAGAGAAAATATTTCATGCTCCAAAGGAAGATTTTCCTCAGTGTTTTGCTGATCTTGTGATTGATCTCTGTCAGTTGGCTCGCTTGAGAGGCTTTCGCCCTGAAGATTTGTTGCAAAAACGTCTAGATGAGAGAGAAAATAGCCCGTGA
- a CDS encoding ribonuclease Z: MKITFLGVGEACDEKHPNTSILLEIKNAKSETITVLMDCGFSVPFQFWKYISDPEKLDAVWISHFHGDHFFGTPLLLLRLWEMKRQKPLTIIGQKGIESVIDKALDLAYPGFRSRFAFELFFEEIKEGEAYHFFNLNWISAPTEHSQKNLSVAIETPEGKVFYSGDGKPTKETEEIAKETLLIIHEAFHIEPSVPGHGTVRGVLDMAERARAHSVACVHVQRDVRRNYETQIRQMLLERKSLIQAFLPETGEIIEIGKK, encoded by the coding sequence ATGAAAATAACCTTTTTAGGCGTAGGAGAAGCCTGTGACGAAAAACATCCTAACACATCAATCCTGTTAGAAATTAAAAACGCCAAGAGTGAAACTATTACGGTGCTTATGGATTGTGGATTTTCTGTGCCGTTTCAGTTCTGGAAATATATCTCCGATCCGGAAAAGCTCGACGCCGTATGGATTTCACACTTTCACGGCGATCACTTTTTTGGAACGCCTCTTCTTTTACTGCGCCTTTGGGAAATGAAAAGACAAAAACCCTTGACCATAATTGGCCAGAAAGGCATCGAGTCTGTCATTGATAAAGCTCTCGATCTTGCCTATCCCGGTTTTAGAAGTCGGTTTGCCTTTGAACTCTTTTTCGAAGAAATAAAAGAAGGCGAAGCGTATCACTTTTTTAATCTAAACTGGATAAGCGCTCCAACTGAACACAGCCAAAAAAACCTTTCCGTCGCCATTGAAACACCCGAAGGAAAAGTTTTTTATAGCGGAGATGGAAAGCCAACTAAAGAAACTGAAGAAATAGCTAAGGAAACCCTTCTTATTATTCATGAGGCATTCCACATTGAACCTTCTGTTCCAGGCCATGGCACAGTTAGGGGCGTATTAGACATGGCTGAAAGAGCCAGAGCTCATTCTGTTGCCTGTGTTCATGTTCAGCGAGACGTGAGAAGGAATTACGAAACCCAGATCAGGCAAATGCTTCTTGAAAGAAAGTCGTTGATACAGGCATTTCTTCCTGAAACCGGTGAAATTATTGAAATCGGAAAAAAGTGA
- a CDS encoding response regulator → MEENKCRVLLVDDEEEFLRTLIKRLRKRNFIVDAVPSGEDALAYIKDHPVDVVVLDVRMPGMDGIQTLNAIKSNHPLIEVIMLTGHANVEVAVRGMDIGAFDYLMKPMDIDDLVYKIEDAYKRKKLKEKLEN, encoded by the coding sequence ATGGAAGAAAACAAATGCAGAGTGCTTCTTGTGGACGATGAAGAAGAATTTTTGAGAACCCTGATCAAGCGACTTAGAAAACGAAATTTTATTGTAGATGCCGTTCCGAGTGGAGAAGATGCCCTCGCATACATCAAGGACCATCCCGTTGATGTAGTGGTGCTTGATGTCCGTATGCCCGGCATGGATGGTATTCAAACTCTCAACGCCATTAAATCAAATCACCCATTGATCGAAGTTATTATGCTCACAGGGCACGCCAATGTGGAAGTTGCTGTAAGAGGCATGGATATTGGAGCCTTCGACTATCTTATGAAACCAATGGATATTGATGATCTGGTCTACAAAATCGAGGACGCATACAAGCGGAAAAAGCTTAAAGAAAAGCTTGAGAATTAG
- a CDS encoding CvpA family protein produces MVVPLDRLNTLDYIFLTVLVLCVVRGLWRGGIVILFNVLGFFGGFFVAIHFYPQLSLLVKSFVPSLSKPELVAFIVLFLLSWFVIGGVGHWLSKLFAAVKLKFFDRLLGGFIGLVLAVAVQGMIFSGLTLFLQPTNPILRESLLAPYVSKSSATLYAFLSKHLGDELSKRRNALKKYWEEQSKGGTN; encoded by the coding sequence ATGGTTGTTCCGTTAGATAGGCTCAATACTCTGGATTACATATTCCTTACCGTGCTGGTACTTTGCGTTGTTAGAGGACTATGGCGAGGTGGGATTGTTATTTTATTTAATGTTCTGGGTTTTTTTGGTGGTTTTTTTGTTGCGATCCATTTTTATCCTCAGTTGTCATTGCTCGTTAAATCATTTGTGCCTTCACTGTCCAAACCAGAGCTTGTGGCTTTTATTGTTCTTTTTCTTCTATCCTGGTTTGTAATTGGAGGTGTTGGACATTGGCTGAGCAAATTATTTGCCGCTGTTAAGCTTAAGTTTTTCGATCGCCTCCTCGGCGGTTTCATTGGACTAGTTCTTGCCGTTGCCGTTCAAGGTATGATTTTTTCCGGTTTGACCCTGTTCCTTCAACCAACTAACCCTATTCTGAGAGAGTCCCTACTGGCTCCATATGTAAGCAAATCATCGGCCACTTTGTATGCTTTTTTGTCAAAGCACCTTGGCGATGAGCTTTCTAAGCGCCGTAATGCTCTCAAAAAATACTGGGAGGAACAATCCAAAGGCGGAACCAACTGA
- a CDS encoding CarD family transcriptional regulator, translated as MFKKGELVVYPAHGIGRIEDVQTKSVDGEERLFLVVRILENDMKILLPVTNSNHVGIRPLVDQGEIPQIFEVLKKREISVVSSSWNKRYREYREKIKSGSIYELAEVFRNLYLTQTVKNLSFGEKKMLDMAKSLIVKEISLVTGNSEDTVEEMIYQLLDAGK; from the coding sequence ATGTTTAAAAAGGGAGAATTAGTTGTGTATCCGGCTCACGGAATTGGCCGGATTGAGGACGTTCAGACTAAGTCAGTTGATGGAGAAGAACGGCTTTTTCTGGTGGTTCGCATTTTGGAAAACGATATGAAAATCCTCCTTCCTGTTACCAACTCCAACCATGTAGGGATTAGGCCTTTAGTGGATCAAGGAGAGATTCCTCAAATCTTTGAAGTGCTAAAAAAGCGGGAAATTTCGGTTGTGTCTTCCAGTTGGAATAAGCGCTATCGAGAGTATAGAGAAAAGATCAAATCTGGATCTATTTATGAATTGGCGGAAGTCTTCAGGAATCTTTACTTAACTCAAACTGTCAAAAACCTTTCTTTCGGAGAGAAGAAGATGCTTGATATGGCTAAGTCTCTAATAGTGAAAGAAATTTCTTTAGTAACAGGAAATTCTGAGGACACTGTTGAAGAGATGATCTATCAGCTATTAGATGCGGGAAAGTAA
- a CDS encoding sulfite exporter TauE/SafE family protein, producing the protein MKRFRTVMMFLSEASKAHAKWEIDTARTILSSKKRLFILFLLMLPAILFSIAVAADALPSIIGGKEAYGPAFYSTKVFIVSMIVGLCAGLITGCIGAGGGFIIAPALMTVGVKGILAVGTDLFHIFAKAIMGTAVHKKLGNVSVGLAIAFLVGSIIGATGGGLLNRTLYNINPVLSDAFISLVYTVLLGFLGIYSLIDFLKLRKAPDEVGAVHGESPKGAVATSGKVGLPAKLQASKIPPLIRFDEDLVPGGKTIPALYVAIAGLVVGLAAAIMGVGGGFLTFPIFVYVLGVSSFTTVGTDILQIIFTAGYASITQYAIYGFVFYTLAMGMLLGSLIGIQIGALTTKVVKGIYIRGFYAVSILAGFLNRGFSLPGKLTSLKIVSIPKSTLAVIDTLGTWIFFIIIGFFTLWVMSKFFTNIPSLREEV; encoded by the coding sequence ATGAAAAGATTTCGAACAGTAATGATGTTTTTATCAGAAGCATCAAAAGCACACGCTAAATGGGAGATTGATACGGCAAGAACCATCCTAAGCAGCAAAAAACGGCTTTTCATCCTATTTCTCTTAATGCTTCCCGCAATCCTTTTTTCTATAGCCGTTGCAGCAGATGCTTTGCCATCCATCATTGGCGGCAAGGAAGCCTATGGACCTGCTTTCTACAGCACTAAGGTGTTCATAGTTTCAATGATTGTAGGACTTTGCGCTGGTCTTATCACCGGATGCATAGGCGCTGGTGGCGGTTTTATCATAGCCCCGGCCCTTATGACTGTTGGTGTAAAAGGTATCCTCGCGGTTGGAACAGACCTATTCCACATCTTTGCTAAAGCTATAATGGGAACTGCTGTTCATAAAAAATTGGGAAATGTTTCGGTAGGCCTCGCCATAGCTTTCCTCGTAGGGTCAATCATTGGAGCTACGGGAGGCGGGTTGTTAAACCGCACACTTTACAACATAAACCCAGTGCTGAGTGATGCATTCATCAGTTTGGTATATACAGTTCTCCTTGGCTTCCTTGGAATCTATAGCCTAATAGACTTCCTAAAGCTAAGAAAAGCTCCTGATGAAGTTGGAGCCGTCCATGGAGAAAGTCCCAAAGGAGCCGTTGCAACATCCGGGAAAGTAGGTCTTCCAGCTAAACTCCAGGCATCAAAAATCCCCCCTCTTATTCGGTTCGATGAAGATTTAGTGCCCGGTGGTAAAACCATTCCGGCTCTTTATGTAGCCATAGCCGGTCTTGTAGTAGGGCTTGCCGCGGCTATCATGGGTGTAGGCGGGGGCTTTCTTACTTTCCCAATTTTCGTATACGTCCTTGGAGTATCATCATTCACAACAGTTGGAACTGACATTCTTCAGATTATCTTCACTGCAGGATATGCTTCCATCACTCAATACGCTATTTACGGATTCGTCTTCTATACTCTCGCTATGGGTATGCTCCTTGGATCTCTTATCGGGATACAAATAGGCGCTCTTACAACCAAGGTGGTCAAAGGAATTTACATCCGTGGCTTTTATGCAGTTTCTATCCTGGCAGGTTTTCTAAACCGAGGTTTCTCATTGCCTGGAAAACTCACCAGCCTCAAAATAGTCTCTATTCCCAAGTCCACGCTGGCTGTCATCGATACACTGGGAACCTGGATTTTCTTCATAATTATCGGATTTTTCACCCTTTGGGTAATGAGCAAGTTCTTCACCAACATTCCTTCACTACGAGAGGAGGTATAA
- a CDS encoding RluA family pseudouridine synthase gives MTDVSAKDDTITRVFVIDQSRTGQRLDVFLSSELVECSRSRVQKLIQAGYVKVNDRIQKPGYILRINDVVRCELAQLSPSTDAVIEPVAIPLDIIYEDRWIVVVNKPPGLVVHPGAGQADYTLVHGLLYHCESLASVGAPLRPGIVHRLDQGTSGVMVVAKTDEAYFKLIDQFKNRTVEKKYLAFVWGVPKTELSPIVTLIDRHPVNRKKMAVSKTKGREAITYWKILESWGVFSLVEAKPVTGRTHQIRVHFSYIHHPVVGDELYSNHKSLCKNLKDEKLRRLVMNIDHQMLHAASIAFNHPISGERLSFSALPPEDMVSVVTTLSSSHSSRYGLFEAMFVAN, from the coding sequence ATGACGGACGTCAGCGCTAAAGACGACACAATTACTCGAGTTTTCGTTATTGACCAGTCTAGAACTGGACAACGGCTGGATGTGTTTTTGTCTAGTGAACTGGTGGAATGCTCAAGAAGCAGAGTTCAGAAACTAATCCAGGCTGGTTATGTTAAGGTAAACGATCGCATTCAAAAACCAGGTTATATCTTGCGGATAAACGATGTGGTTCGCTGTGAACTTGCTCAATTGTCCCCTTCCACCGATGCGGTGATTGAACCAGTTGCTATACCACTGGACATTATTTACGAAGATAGGTGGATTGTTGTGGTTAACAAGCCCCCGGGACTTGTTGTCCATCCGGGTGCAGGCCAAGCTGATTACACTCTTGTTCATGGACTTCTTTATCATTGTGAATCACTAGCTTCCGTCGGCGCTCCCCTTCGCCCCGGTATTGTTCATCGACTTGATCAAGGAACATCAGGAGTTATGGTGGTGGCAAAAACGGATGAAGCCTACTTTAAGCTGATCGACCAATTTAAAAATCGCACGGTTGAGAAAAAGTATCTAGCTTTTGTCTGGGGGGTTCCTAAAACAGAATTGTCGCCCATTGTAACCCTTATAGATCGCCATCCTGTTAACAGAAAGAAGATGGCTGTTTCGAAAACTAAGGGACGTGAGGCTATTACTTATTGGAAGATCTTAGAAAGTTGGGGGGTTTTTTCTCTGGTGGAAGCAAAACCAGTTACAGGAAGAACTCATCAAATAAGAGTTCATTTTAGTTATATTCATCACCCTGTTGTTGGAGATGAACTTTACAGTAATCATAAAAGCCTTTGTAAGAATTTAAAGGACGAGAAGTTACGAAGACTTGTGATGAATATTGATCATCAAATGCTACACGCCGCTTCCATTGCTTTTAATCATCCCATATCAGGAGAACGCCTTTCTTTTTCAGCATTACCACCTGAAGATATGGTTTCCGTCGTTACAACTCTATCTTCATCACATTCATCTCGCTATGGTCTCTTTGAAGCTATGTTTGTAGCGAATTGA
- a CDS encoding potassium channel protein — MSRSIVSNRIIFVSAVSASIVLFGTLGYMFIEQYSFLEGLYMTLITLTTIGFGEVRPLSEKGRIFTIFLILVGIAFVASQLAALGNYIADGQFLQMYRRRRMKRRLAQIRNHYIICGYGQMGKIVVAELIKHDFPVVVIEKSEEEAIKLEETGIPYLLGDATEEEILIEAGINRAKGLVALVSKDTDNVFIVLTARDLNKDLLICARAGTSGVEKRLKKAGADRVVSPYASGAIRIAHNIIRPTVTDFLELALSGEGMELGMEEIKLTEGSSIIGKNLIESNIRSSYNLIIVAIKKLDGSMIYNPAPSEILNQGDILIAIGPKLNLAQFATNIASKRP, encoded by the coding sequence ATGAGTAGAAGCATTGTGAGTAATCGGATTATCTTCGTTTCAGCAGTTTCCGCATCGATAGTTCTTTTCGGAACTCTCGGCTACATGTTCATAGAACAATATTCCTTTCTTGAAGGTCTCTACATGACTCTCATCACTCTTACAACTATTGGTTTTGGTGAAGTAAGACCTCTCAGCGAAAAAGGCAGGATCTTTACAATCTTCCTAATCCTTGTTGGAATAGCTTTTGTAGCCTCACAATTAGCTGCCCTTGGAAACTATATTGCTGATGGACAATTCCTTCAAATGTATCGGAGGCGTAGAATGAAGAGAAGACTCGCTCAAATTCGCAATCACTACATAATCTGCGGTTATGGACAGATGGGAAAGATTGTTGTAGCTGAACTCATAAAACATGACTTTCCGGTCGTTGTTATAGAAAAATCCGAGGAAGAAGCCATAAAACTTGAAGAGACAGGAATTCCCTATCTCCTCGGCGATGCTACGGAAGAAGAAATTCTTATTGAAGCCGGGATTAATCGAGCAAAGGGACTTGTGGCTTTAGTTAGCAAAGATACTGACAATGTCTTCATTGTTCTTACAGCAAGGGATCTTAATAAAGATCTTCTTATATGTGCTAGAGCTGGAACATCTGGAGTAGAAAAACGACTTAAGAAAGCCGGAGCAGATCGGGTAGTATCTCCCTACGCAAGTGGGGCTATCCGAATCGCACACAATATAATCCGTCCAACCGTAACTGATTTTCTGGAATTAGCCCTCTCTGGCGAAGGCATGGAACTAGGTATGGAAGAAATAAAGCTCACCGAGGGATCTTCCATCATTGGAAAGAACCTCATTGAATCCAACATAAGAAGTTCCTACAATTTGATTATCGTGGCAATAAAAAAGCTGGATGGATCAATGATTTACAACCCGGCTCCATCGGAAATACTCAACCAGGGCGATATTCTTATCGCTATTGGACCCAAGCTTAATCTTGCTCAATTCGCTACAAACATAGCTTCAAAGAGACCATAG
- a CDS encoding archease — MPYAYLEDRATADVAFKAWGKTLEELFASCADALLAIMVSKPENICPADEKTINLQAETLDFLLHQFLQEIIYLKDAQQLFLKVKSISIKPIKDDKGLWNLQAILIGEPIEIHKDDLLADVKGITFHDFSLEKKGNHWEATITVDV; from the coding sequence ATGCCGTATGCATACTTAGAAGATAGAGCTACGGCAGATGTTGCTTTCAAAGCATGGGGAAAAACTTTGGAAGAACTGTTTGCATCCTGCGCCGATGCTTTACTTGCTATTATGGTTTCTAAGCCGGAAAATATTTGCCCCGCTGACGAAAAAACAATTAATCTCCAGGCCGAAACGCTGGATTTCTTGCTACACCAGTTTCTTCAAGAAATCATATATCTTAAGGACGCCCAACAACTTTTTCTGAAAGTTAAAAGTATCTCCATAAAACCCATAAAAGACGATAAAGGTTTGTGGAATCTCCAAGCCATATTGATAGGGGAACCTATAGAGATTCATAAAGACGATCTTCTGGCAGATGTAAAAGGTATAACCTTTCACGACTTCTCGTTAGAAAAAAAGGGAAATCATTGGGAAGCCACGATAACTGTTGATGTGTAA
- a CDS encoding RNA pseudouridine synthase has translation MDVMKKFIEDFRSGLAIVHEDNDLIVVSKPCGIASIPERQPTGNDLLSILSREMNRKLYVVHRLDKDVSGVIIFAKNPETHKFLNRLFESRMVEKTYVALVYGCVSEKEGFIRAPLRRFGSGRVGVDYKKGKESLTYFRVLKRYNFCTLLSVSPKTGRSHQIRVHLYHIGHPIIGDPLYGKIKATQMESEVGALNYFNHPRLMLHALSLRFTIDGTSRRFFKSSLPNDFRYILKKILACGDI, from the coding sequence ATGGACGTTATGAAGAAGTTTATCGAAGATTTTCGTTCGGGGTTGGCAATCGTTCATGAAGACAACGATCTAATTGTGGTTTCAAAACCCTGCGGTATAGCATCAATACCGGAGAGACAACCAACAGGGAACGATCTTCTATCAATACTGTCTCGGGAGATGAACAGAAAACTTTATGTAGTCCACAGGCTCGACAAAGACGTCAGTGGCGTAATTATTTTTGCAAAAAATCCGGAAACACATAAGTTTCTTAACAGACTCTTTGAGTCCAGAATGGTTGAAAAGACCTATGTGGCTTTAGTTTACGGCTGCGTATCGGAGAAGGAAGGTTTCATCCGAGCCCCGCTAAGGAGATTTGGCTCTGGTAGAGTCGGGGTTGACTACAAAAAAGGGAAGGAAAGTCTGACATATTTTCGGGTTCTCAAGAGATATAATTTTTGCACTCTACTTTCAGTATCACCCAAAACTGGGCGAAGCCACCAAATAAGAGTCCACCTCTACCACATTGGACATCCCATAATAGGTGATCCCCTTTACGGCAAAATAAAGGCAACCCAAATGGAATCGGAGGTAGGTGCGTTGAACTACTTCAATCACCCAAGACTCATGCTTCATGCGCTTTCTTTAAGATTTACAATTGATGGAACATCCCGGCGTTTTTTTAAATCTTCCCTACCAAACGATTTTCGTTATATATTGAAAAAAATCTTGGCGTGTGGGGATATATAA
- a CDS encoding PIN domain-containing protein — MNIAWIWTVLKLFIIVVCGVGGYFITAQIDYFASYSWAPFAGAFIAGLIASIVIALENVIRRLPLKRILGGTLGLILGLFIARLIGGSFTSLQNPTVQVSIYVILCCLFGYIGTVLGSIKFAEVAPNLPWFGKGGVVKSGSSIPKVLDTSVIIDGRILDVVDGGFLEGPLVVPDFVLQELQHIADSQDQLRRAKGRRGLDILKRLQENKQIEVRIDRHSIKEGGDVDTKLVNLALKLQAKILTNDANLAKVAEVNGIQVLNMHRLAHAMKPTVLPGEVLKLQILREGKEHGQGIAYLEDGTMVVVENASKYLGQEVEVSVTSVLQTPVGRMIFTALKTSDDGRQR; from the coding sequence ATGAATATTGCGTGGATCTGGACAGTTCTTAAGCTATTTATAATTGTTGTTTGTGGAGTGGGTGGGTATTTTATTACAGCACAAATTGATTACTTTGCATCATATTCATGGGCACCTTTTGCAGGGGCTTTTATTGCTGGACTTATAGCTTCAATCGTTATAGCTCTTGAAAATGTCATCAGGAGGCTTCCTCTAAAGAGGATTCTTGGTGGAACTTTAGGACTTATCCTTGGACTTTTTATCGCTAGGCTTATAGGCGGAAGTTTTACTAGTCTTCAGAATCCAACGGTTCAGGTGAGTATTTATGTTATTCTCTGCTGCCTTTTTGGTTACATAGGAACAGTCTTGGGAAGTATCAAATTTGCCGAGGTCGCTCCTAACCTGCCATGGTTTGGTAAGGGGGGCGTCGTTAAAAGCGGCAGTAGTATTCCTAAAGTTCTGGATACTAGCGTGATTATTGATGGTCGGATTTTAGATGTGGTAGATGGAGGATTTTTAGAAGGACCTCTTGTGGTGCCGGATTTTGTCCTTCAGGAACTTCAGCACATCGCCGACAGCCAGGATCAACTCAGGAGAGCAAAGGGACGACGTGGATTGGATATTCTTAAACGCCTTCAGGAAAACAAGCAAATTGAAGTGCGCATTGATCGCCACTCTATAAAGGAAGGCGGTGATGTAGATACCAAGCTTGTTAACCTTGCTCTCAAGCTTCAGGCTAAGATACTCACAAATGACGCAAACTTGGCAAAAGTTGCAGAAGTCAACGGTATCCAGGTTTTGAACATGCATAGACTTGCTCACGCTATGAAACCCACCGTTTTGCCGGGGGAAGTGTTGAAGCTTCAGATTCTTAGAGAAGGCAAGGAACACGGTCAGGGTATAGCTTATCTTGAGGACGGCACCATGGTGGTGGTTGAAAATGCAAGCAAATACCTGGGGCAGGAAGTGGAAGTTTCCGTAACGAGTGTGCTTCAGACTCCTGTAGGTCGCATGATCTTTACGGCTCTTAAGACTTCAGATGACGGACGTCAGCGCTAA